GAACAAATAATGCATTGTATCATAAATTCTGGAATGGCTCTCGCTGGAGTGATTGGGAAGAGCTTGGCGGTACTTTAACTTCTGCTCCCGCTGCTGTTTCCTGGGGACCTAATAGAATTGATGTATTTGGAAAAGGAACAAACAATGCATTGTATCATAAATATTGGGATGGCTCTAGGTGGAGCAACTGGGAAGACCTTGGAGGCAACCTAACTTCTGCTCCTGCTGCATCTTCTTGGGCACCTAACAGAATCGATACCTTTGCTCGTGGTACTGATAATGCTCTTTACCATAAATTCTGGAATGGTTCTAGGTGGAGTGATTGGGAAAACCTTGGCGGCAACCTGACTTCCTCACCTGCAGCTGTTTCTTGGGGAAATAATAGAATAGACGTGTTTGCTCGTGGTCAGGGTAACAGACTGTATCATAAGTGGTGGGACGGTTCTCGTTGGAGCGATTGGGAAGATCTTGGAGGCAACCTAACTTCTGCTCCTGCTGTATCCTCTAGAGCAGCTAACAGACTTGAAATATTTTCAAGAGGCACAAACAATCAGCTAATTACAAGGACATGGAACGGCTCTCGCTGGAGCGATTGGCAAAACCTTGGTGGAACTTTAAATTCAGATCCTGCTGCAGTTTCCTGGGGACCTAATAGAACTGACGTTTTTGCAAGAGGCACAAATAATTCTTTATGGCATATTTGGAGAGATTAGTGAGGTAAATATGGCACAGTTTAAAAACTTTTCTGGTTTTGTAACAAAAATAACTGATCTCAGGCAAGGGCAAAACGAGGAAACCTCCGGCTGCTATAAGATGATAACTCTTGAAAACAAGGAAGGAAGTATAGTAAATTTTGTAGCAGCACCTAACACTTATTTCGTAAATCATGAAGCAATATTTACAGGGGATGAAGTAACGGGCTTTTACGATGCAAATAAACCTGTAATCCTCATTTATCCACCTCAATACGAGGCCATTGTTATGTCTAAGATCTCACCAACGCAAAATATAAAGGTAGATTATTTTAACAGTCAGCTTATAAGCAGCGATGAAAATTTAAAATTAAATCTTTCTTCTTCTACTGAAATTTTACTTACTAATGATCAACCATTTAGAAGGAATCCTGCAAACAAGAATCTAATTGTTGTGTATGGACCTTCTACAAAAAGTATTCCTGCTCAAACAACTCCTTATAAAATAATTGTTTTGTGCAGAGGTGCTGAATAAAATAATGAGGACGGTTTTTCCGTCCTCATTATTTTATTTTTTGTGAGGAACTAAATGTATAGCCTCACCTGATAGCCCCATAACAGCTTCTAAAAAAACTTCAGAAAGAGTAGGGTGTGCGTGGATAGTATTTTTTATTTGACCTACCTTCATATTATTAGCTATTGCTAAAGTACCCTCATGAATCAAATCAGAAGCATGCGGCCCCATAATATGAACTCCAACTATAGCATCATCAACAGCTATTACCTTAATAAAGCCTTCTCCTTCACCTAGTGCAAGTGCCTTGCCATTGGCACCAAACATAAACTTGCTTATTTTATAAGGCAAGCCCTGTCTTTTAGCTTCGTCTTCAGTTAAGCCGGCTGAAGCTATCTCTGGAAAAACAAATATGCAGCTTGGTACCACATAATTTAAAGCTGAAGAATCTGCTCCCATAATCCTCTCGGCAGCTATAATACCTTGATGTGAAGCTACGTGGGCCAGCATTATTTTCCCATTTACATCACCGACAGCATAGATTCCTTTTACATTCGTTTCACAGTAAGAGTCTACCTTAATCCCCTTTCTATCATAGTCTATGCCAATAGCTTCAAGATTAAGCCCGCTTACTACAGGAACTCTCCCTACTGAAATAAGTACCTTCTCAGCTTCAATCTTTACGTCACCTTTTTTACCTTCTCCATATACAACATACCCATTAAAGCTTTTTTCTATTTTGTTTACTTTAGTAGATAGGTTTATATTCATACCTTTTTTCTTTAAAGCTGCCGTTAGCCTTTTTGTGATATCACTATCTGTAGGTCCTAAAATATTTGGCATGTATTCTACTACGCTAACCTTTGTACCCATTGCATTAAATACACAGGCAAGCTCCATACCTACAACTCCACCACCTATTACTGCGAGAGAGCTTGGTATGCTCTTGAAATTAAGTATATCTTCACTAGTATAAATCTCTTCCTGATCTGCACCTTCAATTGGAGGAATAGCTGATGCAGAGCCTGTAGCTATTATAAAATTGTTAGCACTTAATTCACTTGTACTTCCATCTTCTCTTGAAACTTCAACTGTATTTTTGTCCCTAAATACAGCAATTCCATTAATAACTTCAACATTATTGGCCTTTAGAAGTTGGGTTACTCCACCCACCAACTGATCAATAATACATTGTTTTCTACAGTGCACTTTTTCTATGTCAATATCAAAACCTGGAATACTTATTCCAAATTCATCTATGTTTCTTAAGGTATTTATTATTTCTGCATTTCTATAAAGGGCCTTGGTTGGAATACAGCCTCTATTAAGACATGTACCACCAAGCCTATCCTTTTCAATCAAGCATACTCTTGCACCAAGCTGAGCAGCTCTTATTGCAGCCACATATCCACCGGGTCCGCCACCTATAACTATTAAATCCTTGTCCATTTTTTTCACCTTCTTTTTATTTGTTCTAGCATATATTATTCATATAAAACAAGGTATACATGAATCCAACGCTTTTCTTATCTCATGTATACCTTAGTCAATTAACATACTTTATATATTGCAGCGGTAGTTTTACCTAACCTATTTGCTATATCTTAAAACAGGAGTTCTAGCAGCCCTAACATCATCCACTCTTCTTACAGGCGTATTGTGAGGTGCTTTCTTTAATAGCTCTGGGTTCTCTACAGCTTCCTTTGCAATATTTATCATTGCATCTACAAAAGCATCCAAAGTTTCAAGACTCTCTGTTTCAGTAGGCTCAACCATAATTGCACTGTCAACTATGAGTGGAAAATATATAGTTGGTGGATGATAGCCATAGTCAATAATCCTCTTTGCTACATCTAAAGTTGAGATTCCTGCTCCATAATCCTTTAAACCAGCCAAAACAAACTCATGCTTGCATACAGTATCTAAGGAAATATAATAATCCTTAAGCTTTTCTTTCATATAGTTAGCATTTAACACAGCGGTCTCACTTACTTTCTTAAGCCCTTCTGCTCCCATAGTAAGAATATAGGTATAGGCTCTAACAAGCATTCCAAAGTTTCCGTAGAAGCTTTTTATTTTCCCTATTGAAAGAGGTTTATCATAGCTTAGTAAGTATTTATCCTCTTCCTTTTTTATAAAAGGCACAGGAAGATATGGTATAAGTTCTTTCTTAACACCAACAGGACCACTCCCTGGACCTCCTCCGCCATGCGGTGTAGTGAAGGTCTTATGAAGGTTTAAGTGGACAATATCAAAGCCCATATCCCCTGGTCTTGTTATACCCATAATGGCATTTGTATTGGCTCCATCGTAATATAATAAACCTCCTGCTTCATGAACAAGTCCTGCAATTTCACTTATATTAGTTTCAAATAATCCAAGAGTACTTGGATTAGTCAACATAAGTCCTGCTGTGTCTTTGCCTAAAACAGCCTTTAAATTTTCTAAATCAACAGCTCCATTTTCATCTGATTTTATTTCTATTACATCGTAACCCGCAACAGCAGCACTGGCAGGATTAGTGCCATGCGCAGAGTCCGGGCATATTATCTTTGTTCTATTTTCTTCTCCTCTGCTTTCGTGGTATGCCTTCATAATCATAAGACCAGTAAGTTCTCCATGAGCTCCTGCTGCTGGCTGGAGTGTAAATCCATCCATTCCAACTATTTCAGCAAGTTTTCTTTCAAGGCTATACATAAGCTCTAGAGCTCCTTGAGTAGTTCTCTCCGGCTGATATGGATGAACATTTGCAAAGCGAGGATTTGAAGCCATATCTTCATTTATCTTTGGATTATACTTCATTGTACAGGACCCAAGCGGATAAAAACCTGAATCAACACCATAATTTTTATTTGAAAGCAAAGTATAGTGCCTTATAACATCAACTTCGCTAACTTCAGGAAGCTCTAAAGGTTTCTTTCTTAAAAATTCTTCTGGAATTAAATCTTCTCCATCTATCTCAGGCACATCACAGCTTGGAAGTGTATAAGCTTTTCTTCCTTCCTTTGATAGATCAAATATAAGCTTGTTATATTCCTTCATACTATATCACCTCCATAACTCTTACTAACCTGTCGATTTCTTCCCTGCTTCTCTTTTCGGTTACACAGAATAAGAGGCAATTTTTAATGTCCGGGTAGTTATTTTCTAATGGATATCCCCCTAAAATTCCATCCATTAGAAGTTCACTACTAACAGTAGCTGAATCGATTACGGTTTCAACCACAAATTCCTTAAAGAATGGTTTATTAAATACAGCCTTACAAGTTCCTGATTTTATGAGTTGATTATAGGCATAATGAGATTTTCTCAAGCATTGCTCTGCAACCTCCTTAAGCCCTTCCTTACCCATAACTGACATATAAACTGCAGCTGCAAGTGCATTTAAGGATTGATTGGAGCATATATTGGAAGTTGCCTTTTGTCTTCTTATATGCTGTTCTCTAGCCTGTAAGGTTAATACAAAAGCCCTCTTACCATCTACATCTTCTGTTTGACCTACTATTCTTCCAGGCATCTTTCTCATAAGCTTTGAAGTTGATGCCATAAAACCTAAATAAGGTCCTCCAAAATTCATAGCATTTCCTAAAGCTTGACCTTCTCCAACAACTATATCTGCTCCTATTTCTCCAGGAGTTTTTAAAATACTTAGCGAGATTGGATCAACCTTCATAACAAGGAGCGCCTTATTTTCATGAGTTATTTTTTCAACCTCAGCTAAATTTTCTATTATTCCAAAGAAATTTGGATTTTGAACTATAACTGCGGCTGTATTCTTGTCCACTAAGTTTCTTAACTTTTCGGAATCGGTTTCTCCCTCCTGATAATCCACCTCCATAAGGGTGCCGCCATGAAATCTAACATAGGTTTCAAGCACTCTTCTAGTGTCTGGATGAACAGTTTTAGAAACTATAATATTCTTTCTCTTTGTGCTTTCCATAGAAATCATAGCTGCCTCAGCACAAGCTGTAGCGCCATCATACATCGAAGCATTGGAAACTTCCATGCCGGTAAGCTCTGCAATCATGGTCTGATACTCAAAAATTGCTTGAAGAGTACCTTGGCTTATCTCAGGTTGATAGGGAGTGTACGCGGTATAAAATTCTGATCTTCCTGTTATATGTTTTACAACCGACGGTATATAGTGGTCATATGAACCAGCCCCTAAAAAACATACCAAATCTTCATCATTAAGATTTTTTTCTGAGAGCCTTTTAATTTCTCTGCCAACTTCAAGTTCAGACATAGGAGCATTTATGTTCAATCTTCGCTTTAATCGAACACCCTCAGGTATATCCTTAAATAATTCCTCAGTGCTGGACATTCCAATAGCTTCAAGCATTTTCTTTTGGTCTAAGTCAGTATTAGGTATATAAGGAAACATACGCAACCTCCTTTAAGCTCATTTAACTCCTATTCCTCTTTATCGCAAAAATCTTCATATTCCTCTGATGTCAATAAATCTTCAAGCTCTGACTTATCTGACATTTCTATAATTATCATCCAGTTTTCAAAAGCATTTTCATTTACTAAGGCTGGATCATCTACTACTGCATCGTTAACTTCCAGCACCGTACCACTAACTGGAGTAAACATATCAGAAGCTGCTTTAACTGATTCTACAGCACCAAAAACTTCTCCTGCGCTAAACTCTGCTTCAACCTCCGGAAGCTCAACATAGACAATGCTTCCTAGAGCATGCTGAGCATAATCAGTTATTCCAATGTAGGCCTTTTTTCCCTTAACCTTAACCCATTCATGCTCCTTTGAATAAAGTAAATCTTTTAAAACCTTCATTTCATATTCCCTCCTGCATTCATTTCTTATAATTTTTATTGTAAAATTTTTTATTTATAACTTCTGCCTTAACAGGCTTGTTTCTTATCAAGATATTTATTTCTGTTCCAAGCTCAGCATATTCATAAGAAACGAGAGCTAGACCTATGCTCTTTTTAAGAGTAGGTGACATATAGCCTGTGGTAACATAACCAATCTTTTCACCATTAGCTGTAACTTCATATCCGTTTCTTGGAATACCTCTTTCCTTAAGCCCAAAGCCAACAAGCTTTCTTTTTAGTCCCTCCTGTTTTTGCTTTAGAAGAGCTTCCTTACCAACAAAGCAGTCTTTATAAAGCTTCACAAAAAAGCCTAAGCCTGCTTCAAGAGGGGTTATTTCCTGCGAAATCTCATGACCGTATAATGGAAGAGCAGCCTCAAATCTTAAAGTATCTCTGCAACCTAATCCAGCTGGTTTAATTCCATGGACTTTTCCTGCCTCCAAAAGGCTGTTCCACAACTTTTCAATATGCTGATTATCAGTATATATCTCAAATCCATCTTCACCTGTATATCCAGTTCTAGAAACAAGACAGTTAACTCCGTCTATTGCTATGCTTTCATTAAAATAAAAAAACTTTATGTCATCTAAATTAAACTCTGTGAGCTTCTGAAGTATCTCCTGAGCCTTTGGACCCTGAAGAGCTAATTCTGAAATATCATTTGAAATATTTTCAAGCTCAACCTCATAGCTTTCTTTATTTTTAAGCATCCACTCATAATCTTTATCTATATTTCCAGCATTAATAACTAATAAATAATGCTCTCGGTTAAATTTATAAACTAGAAGGTCATCAACAACGCCGCCATCTTCATAGCACATAAGCGTATATATAACTTGATTATCTGAAAGTGTGCTTATATCATTGGTAACTAAGTTCTGAATATAATTGAAAGCATCTTTTCCTTTAACTTCTACCTCTCCCATATGAGATACATCGAACAAGCCGGCATTATTTCTTACTGCCTGGTGCTCTTCTATAATTCCTTCATACTGAACAGGCAGCAGCCAACCGGAAAATTCAATAATCTTCCCACCGTGCTTAAGATGGGTATCATATAGCCTGGTCTTCTTAGCACTCTCCATTTTAAATCCCTCCTTTTCTAATAAAGCATACCTCGTCATATTTACCTTTGAAGAATATACATTTAATAGTATTATAATTAGTTGTTTTATATGCCCTGAATATATTTTTCAAGGCTAAAAAACAAAAGGGATATGAATGCACAGTATTCCTGCGCAAATCATATCCCACTTTACATCCCTTAATTGCTTATGTTAAAATATCATATTTATAATCTAATCATAACTTCGTTTACATATTATGTCAATTAATAGTAGGATAATTAATAATTTAACAATTAATTTGAAACTTATTGTAAATTTTTTTAACTGTCTATATACTTAGTAAATATGGATTCTATGAGTTGAATATTAGTTTCTACTTATAGGTGTTAATTAAATTTTGGAGGTATAGCATGACACCAAAGCCAATCGTACAAATTAAAAATCTAAAAAAAAACATAGGTAAGAAGCAAATTATTAAAGGCATATCCTTTGATGTTTATGGGGGAGAAGTATTTGGTTTTCTTGGTCCAAATGGTGCAGGAAAGACAACCACAATCCGTATGCTTTTAGGTCTTATATCCATTACTGAAGGTGAAATATATATTGAAAGCCATAGCATAACAAAGGATTTCGAAAAGGCTATTGCTCATGTTGGCGGTATAGTTGAAAACCCTGATATGTATAAGCACCTTTCTGGATATAAAAATCTTGTTCACTATGCAAGAATGTATACTAATGTAAGAAAAGAAAGAATTGATGAAGTCATTAGGCTAGTCGGTCTTGAAAATAGAGTTAATGATAAAGTAAAAACTTACTCCCTTGGAATGCGTCAACGTCTAGGTTTAGCTCAAGCTCTTCTTCACTCACCTTCTTTATTAGTACTGGATGAACCTACAAATGGTCTTGATCCAGCTGGTATTCATGAGCTTAGAAATTTATTAAGAGACTTAGCTCATAAAGAAAATATAGCTGTATTCGTATCAAGCCATCTTTTATCAGAAATGGAGCTTATGTGTGATAGAGTTGGAATTATCCAAAATGGGTCTCTTGTTGATATTCAAACTCTAACCGATATGCTTCAGGATGAAAAAACAAGTAGTATCGTAGCTTTCAATGTTACCCCATTAGATAAAGCTAAAGAGATTCTAGAGAATTTATCTTCTAGCTACAAGCCTGCAATTAAAGAAAATGAAATCGAAGTCTCTATTGAAACTGAAGATATACCGGTTATCGTAGAAAAACTGGTTGAACAAAAAATAAGGATTTATGGAATATATAAACCAACCAGAAACCTAGAGGCTAAATTCTTAGAAGTAACAGGAGGTAATGAAATTGCATAAAATGCTTAATTTAATTCGTAATGAAAATCTGAAGCTGTATGGCCGTATCGGTACTTGGGTTATGATAGGTCTTTTAACTCTTGCTGTTATAGGTTCAGGAATTATTGTAAAAACCACATCAAAAACTATGACAGCACCTAATTGGAAAGAAGATCTTAGAAAGCAGAACGAGGATTTACAAACTACAATATCTCAAATGGAAAATATAGAAGCAACTAAAGGCGAATATACCAAGATGATAAAAATAAATGAATATAGAATAGAGAAGGATATTCCACCCGCTCGGGATAATAGTTTATGGGGTTTTGCTAGCGGTGCTTCCTCATTAATATCTCTTATTTCTCTATTCACTATTATAATAGGCGCCGGTATGGTTGCTAGCGAATTTTCTGAAGGAACAATAAAGCTCCTTCTAATAAGGCCCTCACGAAGATGGAAAATCCTTCTAGCTAAATACATATCAACTTTAATTACCTCACTTATAATGCTTATAATACTTTTTATAGTTTCTTTCATTGCAGGAGGAATACTTTTTGGCTTTGGCGGAGTGTCTGACCCTTACCTCAGCTACAGCAATGGTGCTGTAAAGGAAGTTAACATGGTTGCACATATATTCAGTGTATATGGTTATAACTGTGTCAATTTATTGATGATGGCTACTTTCGCTTTTATGGTATCAACAGTGTTTAGAAACAGCTCTCTAGCTATTGGAATTTCAATATTTCTTATGTTTACAGGGAGTACTCTTGTACAGCTTCTTAGCAAATACAACTGGGTTAAGTTTATTTTATTTGCTAACACAAATTTAAGGATGTATAACGATGGAGTTCCTCCAGTAAAAGGAATGACCCTTCAATTTTCAATAGCTGTACTTTTAACCTACTTTATTGTATTTAATGCTATCTCTTGGGTTGGTTTTTCAAAAAGAGATGTAGCAGCATAAAAAGGTGTCTGACTCTGAGGTGAAAAATCACGACAGAGTCAGACACCTTTTTTAGCTGTTAGCCACTCTTTTTTGCTTACTTACAACTAAGGCTATTGAAAAAATAGCTACTCCAAAACCTATTTCTATAAGCATGTAATTTAATATTGGTCTCAGATTCTCAAAAGTAAAGCTTGATAGCTTTCCGATTGTATTATTAGCTTTTACATACCAATATACAGGGCTAAAGCTTGCTATGGTTAGTGCCTTTTCACCTAGAAACTCCTGCGGCACAAATACACCACTTACAAAGCAAAGCCCTACCGAAAGCACATTGGATACAGCTGCCTGAGCATTCTTACTGTTTATTGAAAGTCCTACCAAGTAGCTTATGCTTAATGCCGATATCGTAAATATTAAAGCATTTATGCATATGAGAAGCCCATTATATGACATCATGTTCTTCCCATTTATTATTAGAATGAAAATAGTCATAACTGCATAACACACAAAAGCAAAAATTAAATTTCCTAAAATCATTTGAATATTAAAATTTCTATCTTTCATTGGAGAACATAGGTTTCTTCTTTTTAGATTCTTATCATTAAAAACCATTAAATTTGAGCTTACTCCAAGTATGAGCATTGCAAACAAGGAATAAGCAAAATAATTAAAATAATTTACAGCAAAAGTGTTGCTTTTCTTTTTAGCTCCAAAGGTTTTTAAATTAACTTTTATTTCAGAGGCAGCATCTTTAGAAACCTCTTTGATTAGATTCGCTTCTGTTATTCCAGGTATGTTATTAACATATACTCTTGCTGAATTCAAATATTTATTTACTGCCATGTCAACATACATGGAGGTCGTAGAACTTGGAACCGTAGTTTTTTCCAGCTCTACAGCTTCCCCCTTCATAAAAGAATCAGAGAAATTTTCAGGTATGGTTAATATATACTCTACATTTCTATAAAACAAAGCATCCTGAAGTTTTTCTTGTTCATTTTCAATTTGAACAAAGTTTACGTATTTTGATAAATAATCCTTAAATCCATCTATAAAAACAGTATTCTTGTCTAAATTTATAAAGGCGATATTAGTCTTTGTTTGTGAAAAAGTGTCTTCGCTTTTCGGCATTGATGAAATAGAAAATACCATTGCCATAGCTAAAAATACTATCAGATATATGCTCATTTGTTTTATATTGGCTTTAATAATTTTAAAATAAACCTTAAAGACTTGCATACTTCTGCCTCCTTATAATGTAGTAGGTTATCAAGCAAAACACCACAGACAATGCCACTAATATGAAGGTGTTTACAAAGAATCTACCATGAGTATTGTAATAATACAAAGTGTAGAAACCGTCTGTAATAAGACTTGCAGGATTAATGTAAGCTAAAGCAGGCAGCTTTTGTTCTACAAAATACTTTATGCTTGCCTGGTACATTCCTGATAAAATAGAACCTATCATTGAAACTGATATTAGTATTGCAACCTTCATACCTTCCTTTTTCTTTACTAAAGCACTTATCATGGCTCCCATAGAAACTCCTACCATACAGCCCACAAAACACAGCAGCAAAATATAAGGTAACTGGTTGCCAAAATTTATCTTTAAAATAAACCTTAAATATCCTAGCAGGATGAGTATTTGTGCAAATTGAACCATAAACGCTGCTGAAAAGCTATATATAAACACCTTCATCTTATGCACCGGAACCATATTAACTCTAGCTGCCCTCTTAGACAAATCCGCCTGTATATCTGTTATTTCTTTTAACCCTAGAAACCCTCCGTAAAGACATGCCATTGCGATAAGGGAATAGAAATAGTTTAAAATAGTATCTGGTTCTCCTCTTGAAGGGGAGATTTCTTTAGTGTATTCCTTATAGGATGAGATATCTTCCATTAAAGCTGTATTCATCATTGCCTGGGGATTTTCTTTAGCAATGCCTGCTATAGTACTTTCAATCTGTTTATAATTGTCTAAATAAGACTTAATAATAGTTTGGTTTAAGCCCGAAGACTTAACTACTAGATTTATATCTGGATTTAAATAAATATATCCTTCTATCTTGCTGTTTTTAAGAAGCTCTTCAGCTTTATCCTCTTCAGCAAAAGTTACGTTGAACAGTTTATCCTCTCCTGCTTTAGATACCTGTTCCATAGCTCCCTTAAAACCTTCATTGTTTTTGTAGTATTGATTATCTACTACAGCTATATCAATAGCTTTAAAAATCTCGCTGCTTGAAAGATTAGAAAATGCGATTTTAAATAAGGTAGCTAGCAGTATTGGAAAGACCAGACTCCAAAACACAAGCTGTTTATCTCTTATTAAGCATTTTAATCTTGTAACAAATATATGCCCAAACATACCTATACCCCCTGATCCCTAAGCTCTTTACCTGTTATCTCTAGGAAAACATCATTTAAAGTTGGCAGCTCCGAATAAATTTTCCCAAATTCAATATCATGTTGGTTCAAGAATTCTAAAATTCTAACTAAATTGTTCTTACCCTTTTTAGATTTAATAACCAAAGTGTTTTCCCTATATTCTGTATTCTCAACAGTAGATAATTGTTTTATTTCCTCCAACAGCTTAGGAGATAAGTTGTATACTTCTGCAGTAATCTTTTCCCCCATCTTAATCATCGCCTTTAATTCTTCTTTTGTTCCTAAAGCTACAGTCTTACCCTTATCTAATATGGCTATTCTATCGCAGATTTGCTCAACCTCTTCCATATAGTGAGTAGTATATATGATGGTTGCTCCCTGCTGATTCAGCTTTTTAATTCCTGTTAAAATATTGTTTCTGCTTTGAGGATCTACAGCAACCGTTGGCTCATCAAGGATTATGAGTTTAGGTTTATGAGCTACACCGCAAGCTATATTTAATCTTCTTAAAAGACCTCCGCTTAGCTTCTTTGGATAAAACTTTCTAAAATCCTTTAATCCTACAAACTCAATTGCTTCTTCAACAAGCTGCTTTCTCTTAGCTTTATCTTCTACATAAAGTCCGCAGAAATAATCTATATTTTCATATACTGTAAGTTCCTCAAATACTGCAACATCCTGCATTACAATTCCTATATCTTTTTTTA
The genomic region above belongs to Clostridium swellfunianum and contains:
- a CDS encoding ABC transporter permease, which gives rise to MLNLIRNENLKLYGRIGTWVMIGLLTLAVIGSGIIVKTTSKTMTAPNWKEDLRKQNEDLQTTISQMENIEATKGEYTKMIKINEYRIEKDIPPARDNSLWGFASGASSLISLISLFTIIIGAGMVASEFSEGTIKLLLIRPSRRWKILLAKYISTLITSLIMLIILFIVSFIAGGILFGFGGVSDPYLSYSNGAVKEVNMVAHIFSVYGYNCVNLLMMATFAFMVSTVFRNSSLAIGISIFLMFTGSTLVQLLSKYNWVKFILFANTNLRMYNDGVPPVKGMTLQFSIAVLLTYFIVFNAISWVGFSKRDVAA
- the gcvPA gene encoding aminomethyl-transferring glycine dehydrogenase subunit GcvPA, which encodes MFPYIPNTDLDQKKMLEAIGMSSTEELFKDIPEGVRLKRRLNINAPMSELEVGREIKRLSEKNLNDEDLVCFLGAGSYDHYIPSVVKHITGRSEFYTAYTPYQPEISQGTLQAIFEYQTMIAELTGMEVSNASMYDGATACAEAAMISMESTKRKNIIVSKTVHPDTRRVLETYVRFHGGTLMEVDYQEGETDSEKLRNLVDKNTAAVIVQNPNFFGIIENLAEVEKITHENKALLVMKVDPISLSILKTPGEIGADIVVGEGQALGNAMNFGGPYLGFMASTSKLMRKMPGRIVGQTEDVDGKRAFVLTLQAREQHIRRQKATSNICSNQSLNALAAAVYMSVMGKEGLKEVAEQCLRKSHYAYNQLIKSGTCKAVFNKPFFKEFVVETVIDSATVSSELLMDGILGGYPLENNYPDIKNCLLFCVTEKRSREEIDRLVRVMEVI
- the gcvPB gene encoding aminomethyl-transferring glycine dehydrogenase subunit GcvPB; this encodes MKEYNKLIFDLSKEGRKAYTLPSCDVPEIDGEDLIPEEFLRKKPLELPEVSEVDVIRHYTLLSNKNYGVDSGFYPLGSCTMKYNPKINEDMASNPRFANVHPYQPERTTQGALELMYSLERKLAEIVGMDGFTLQPAAGAHGELTGLMIMKAYHESRGEENRTKIICPDSAHGTNPASAAVAGYDVIEIKSDENGAVDLENLKAVLGKDTAGLMLTNPSTLGLFETNISEIAGLVHEAGGLLYYDGANTNAIMGITRPGDMGFDIVHLNLHKTFTTPHGGGGPGSGPVGVKKELIPYLPVPFIKKEEDKYLLSYDKPLSIGKIKSFYGNFGMLVRAYTYILTMGAEGLKKVSETAVLNANYMKEKLKDYYISLDTVCKHEFVLAGLKDYGAGISTLDVAKRIIDYGYHPPTIYFPLIVDSAIMVEPTETESLETLDAFVDAMINIAKEAVENPELLKKAPHNTPVRRVDDVRAARTPVLRYSK
- the gcvT gene encoding glycine cleavage system aminomethyltransferase GcvT; amino-acid sequence: MESAKKTRLYDTHLKHGGKIIEFSGWLLPVQYEGIIEEHQAVRNNAGLFDVSHMGEVEVKGKDAFNYIQNLVTNDISTLSDNQVIYTLMCYEDGGVVDDLLVYKFNREHYLLVINAGNIDKDYEWMLKNKESYEVELENISNDISELALQGPKAQEILQKLTEFNLDDIKFFYFNESIAIDGVNCLVSRTGYTGEDGFEIYTDNQHIEKLWNSLLEAGKVHGIKPAGLGCRDTLRFEAALPLYGHEISQEITPLEAGLGFFVKLYKDCFVGKEALLKQKQEGLKRKLVGFGLKERGIPRNGYEVTANGEKIGYVTTGYMSPTLKKSIGLALVSYEYAELGTEINILIRNKPVKAEVINKKFYNKNYKK
- the lpdA gene encoding dihydrolipoyl dehydrogenase; the protein is MDKDLIVIGGGPGGYVAAIRAAQLGARVCLIEKDRLGGTCLNRGCIPTKALYRNAEIINTLRNIDEFGISIPGFDIDIEKVHCRKQCIIDQLVGGVTQLLKANNVEVINGIAVFRDKNTVEVSREDGSTSELSANNFIIATGSASAIPPIEGADQEEIYTSEDILNFKSIPSSLAVIGGGVVGMELACVFNAMGTKVSVVEYMPNILGPTDSDITKRLTAALKKKGMNINLSTKVNKIEKSFNGYVVYGEGKKGDVKIEAEKVLISVGRVPVVSGLNLEAIGIDYDRKGIKVDSYCETNVKGIYAVGDVNGKIMLAHVASHQGIIAAERIMGADSSALNYVVPSCIFVFPEIASAGLTEDEAKRQGLPYKISKFMFGANGKALALGEGEGFIKVIAVDDAIVGVHIMGPHASDLIHEGTLAIANNMKVGQIKNTIHAHPTLSEVFLEAVMGLSGEAIHLVPHKK
- the gcvH gene encoding glycine cleavage system protein GcvH, yielding MKVLKDLLYSKEHEWVKVKGKKAYIGITDYAQHALGSIVYVELPEVEAEFSAGEVFGAVESVKAASDMFTPVSGTVLEVNDAVVDDPALVNENAFENWMIIIEMSDKSELEDLLTSEEYEDFCDKEE
- a CDS encoding ABC transporter ATP-binding protein — translated: MTPKPIVQIKNLKKNIGKKQIIKGISFDVYGGEVFGFLGPNGAGKTTTIRMLLGLISITEGEIYIESHSITKDFEKAIAHVGGIVENPDMYKHLSGYKNLVHYARMYTNVRKERIDEVIRLVGLENRVNDKVKTYSLGMRQRLGLAQALLHSPSLLVLDEPTNGLDPAGIHELRNLLRDLAHKENIAVFVSSHLLSEMELMCDRVGIIQNGSLVDIQTLTDMLQDEKTSSIVAFNVTPLDKAKEILENLSSSYKPAIKENEIEVSIETEDIPVIVEKLVEQKIRIYGIYKPTRNLEAKFLEVTGGNEIA
- a CDS encoding DUF346 domain-containing protein, yielding MYNNQFLYCPYCTQPTICPYCNYQMRKFDSNYDYDSFDFNDYYELDDYDFRAPQQEVNRIFRLLNDQQPQLFRNFTRYGVPRNQVDSYFRTAINYTLDNASKNTGNLNQRTIAIFNDFRRSNQVIFNSLRRAGVPNNIINSTFRDVIEFTLRNSTSIPVPPPVPKPTPGGWSRWEDLGGTLTSAPAVASWASNRLDVFGRGTNNALYHKFWNGSRWSDWEELGGTLTSAPAAVSWGPNRIDVFGKGTNNALYHKYWDGSRWSNWEDLGGNLTSAPAASSWAPNRIDTFARGTDNALYHKFWNGSRWSDWENLGGNLTSSPAAVSWGNNRIDVFARGQGNRLYHKWWDGSRWSDWEDLGGNLTSAPAVSSRAANRLEIFSRGTNNQLITRTWNGSRWSDWQNLGGTLNSDPAAVSWGPNRTDVFARGTNNSLWHIWRD